Within Vespa velutina chromosome 8, iVesVel2.1, whole genome shotgun sequence, the genomic segment TGTAGATACTTTATTAGATAATGATCGAATCTCGGATCATACGACGCACAATAATTTACATAGAGATACTTGGATACCATCGGAACGTACtcgtaaaattttacgatcCATTGCTACATCCACAGTAGGTACTACTTTTCTCGAGAGAGACAATTTAACAATGCCAGGATTGGCGTTGCAAGGAGATATGCCggatttaataaaaactgCTGTCACCCATTTTCTTGGGGAAGATGAAGAGATGCAAAGAAATGTACTTACCGCCTCAGATGTCACACAAGACGAACGTGGACtgagaaaattaatacaaactGGTTGTTATAGAGCTGCCATTAATTTATCTGGAAGACTTATTTCCATCTATGCTCAAGGttatggaaaaataaatcaatcaagtAAACATACTCcacattctttatatttatggTATACGAGACTTTCCTTATTAGCAAagttaaaacaaaatgaattattagaaaaagaatctaAGCCATTTGGTGATTTGGATAAGCCAGACatgtattttacattttatccaGAATTATATGGTACTAAACCAGGTTCCATGGCTTCATTTGCCTTTAGATTACTTTTAGCAGAAGTCCCGTATTATTATGGGAAACCAAAGGAAGCATTAGATAAACTACATAAAGTTTTAAGCGTTGTCAATGAAATTTTGTCAAATTTACAAGCTGACCTTATCAGGGAAGCTAATGATACCAATGTTACTAATACAGAACAGAAAGATGCTATTAAATTATGGTCACGCAGAAAATCAAGAGTATTAATATCTATCATTAACTGTGCAGTTGgaatgaaaaattacattttggCAGTAGATATATTAGAAGAATTAAGCAAATCTCATGATTGGACGACAGAgcaattacaaatatttcgaTCTAGCATAGgaagaatatatttgtttctcgGGGATGTCTCTACAGctgagatattattaaataatagaattattcaGACAACTACAACTACTGTTAGAGAATTGGTAGATAGAGGCTTAATAGCAGTCgcaaaaaattcatttcaagaagcatttaattattttcaaactgCATCTACTATGGATCCCTCTAATGTTATGCTGATAAATAATATGGCTGTTTGTCTTCTATATACTGGTCAGCTTAAAGCTGCTGTACATTTGTATGAAAATGCAGTGGCAAGAAATCCTATGAAAAGCTTACAAGAACCAATTTTGTTGAATATGTGTACTTCCTACGAGTTACATACAAATCATTGTAAACAGACCAAATTACATTTACTTCGACagctaaataaatataaaggagACGCTATTGATATCCAGTGTTTAAAACTTGGTATGTAGTtaatacgaaagaagaagtttcttatgaaaatttaattagcaTAAAATGGCAACCAacgagatatttaatataaaacagtatgtatatatatacactgtaTATTTTAGAATAACTCTATCTCCTGGACAAATTGTCttggaaaaataaacattGTTTCACAAGATCATAATGTGGTCgtgaatataatacattaagtttaattttaaatagacaTTAAAAATGTCTTATCAATTGTACAGAAACGTATATGAGAATAAAATCTAATGGTCATTTGAATCTCATGAATATAACATCATAGAGGAAGAGATgtatcaaaaaataagaaattctaCATTAGCGTCAAAGTAAAATAGCTTTTATTACATCGGGAAACGAAGACAATTTAACGAACGATCAACAAGTGCTAAAGttcatccttctttctctctttttctctttctatatcaaaTCCTTCCTTCGATTcctgtattatttttttttcttatcatctaTTCTGCCattatttccttctctatctctctctctctctctctctctctctctctctctctctctctctctctctctctctttctctctttctctctctctctctctctctctctctttctctctacttatTACTCTTACCAATCCTTTTCCTAACAGTTAATTACGAATTCTTCCTactcattatttatatatttcattattttttttttcttttttttttttcttttttttttttttttttttttttttttttattgacttaTCCAAAAGCGTGTTGTAACGTTTACTGAAAATATATACTACGTAAGAATAGGAATACGTCTTgaatttcgttcattttcattcattttacgaTTATCGTGCGTTACTGTTAAGCATATactctatatctttttcttttctttctctccatatctctttctctctctctctctccctctctttctctctctctctctctctctctctctctctctctcatcctcacCTTTCTTtgcctcttctctctcccacccTTCCTTTCACCCTTCCTTTTACCCTCTTTCaccctcttactctctctctctcactctctctctttcaccccctctctctctctctctctctctctctctctttctccctcagacgcgcacacacatacaacatATACTCAGGCGCAAATGTGAATAACACCTTGCGCGATCGCGTTACATTATAGCACATGTTTGATCGAATTTCAAAACTGCATTCTCTCCCTGCAGAAAAAAAGGCACGAACTGGCGGAAAGGTCGGCCtaactttataatatttcatttatttattatggatGGAACTTCGTCACAATACattattcttttcccttttcttatattttccatttctttttttattctttcttatttctcctttcgatCATTATCTTAATTCCGCAGTAACACACGAAAGATCTTTGGAGATGAAGTCCACAGATCAATGTTATGCAAGCCAGCGACGTAGTGTATAGGAGGTGCCTCAtcgattgtaattataataatcattttaaatgatcaataataatacacgATCGTAATCGTAGAAAaatttcgtcttcttttctttttctttttcttttttctttttttttttgtttttcgtctGATAATACTGAATACCATGTTCGTTTATCAtaattccttttgtttttttttttttttttgtttaaatcaaAAAGCAGTATCAAtggaaataattcgatatttcTGGTACAatgatttatcaaaatattcttttatccagctaatcatattttctctctctctctctctctctctctctctctctctctctctttctctcttacgatTAACGTAATTGACTAAAGAGAATGCCAAAGGAGATAATTgcttaagtatatataaatatatgtatatacgtgtatatatatatatatatatatatatatacatatatatgtatataaagatttCATTGAAACGTTTAACAAATTACATTGTTTTGCGGCATTCTTGAGGTACATGGAGTatacaaaatgaatatatcTGTATAACTCGTAGATTCATTGTcagaaatatgtatgtacatacatacatacatatatacatacataatataatgggcttttataatataaaaaaactataataaatgcaCATTTTAATTGTtgcgataagaaaatataaggaaTTAACATTTGAGatcaaagtataattaatcatataGTTCAAAATTTCAATTGCAATTCTCTCTATTGATTTAAATACGAATCattaagaaaagattaaatttacgataggatacattctttttatgtaaaaatttctaatggaatgcaataatatattatatgtaatattatatgttcaattatattttaatttaatctttgacgaaaatatagaaagaaaatgtcgatTGGGTTTATTCACgaatggaaagaaattttttatcaattttggCAAAAAAATCAAGGAATAagttttcgaaagaaaaacaaggtaTTAGgcatgtatctatgtacatacataaataaattacaaatatatgtatgtgtgtacaccTTAGGAAATCGATTTAGAAATATAACAAATCGTTACTTAAAATTCCATgggattctctttctctctctcatttactCACtcaggctctctctctctctctctctctttctttcactctcattctcactcactctctctctctctctctctctctctctcttttgattgAATCTTATTAcatatcgtaaatataaaaattgtccgATCGAGAATCAATGGAGTTAGCCTTTGGCCTTACGTTTCGATTTGTTCTATTTCTAATGAATAAATGTTCTTCGacgtaaatttttctttaattagtCAACTTAAATCGAAGAGAATAAATGCACGTTATGGCATCTTTAAAAGCTAATGATGagcgtatgaaaaaaaaaaaaaaaagaacaaacaaaaaattacataccaagtgcgaaattttcttttttccattatatgGCGCAATTGTAAATAGTTATaaatcataagaaaaaaaaaaaaaaagagtaattcgAAATTGGCACTGCCGACACTACGTTGCTAAgacctttttatctttttcacttttcattaatctttttcaaGTACGCGCTGCATATTACATATcaccataataataacatccACGTCGCTATTTTTCTTGTCGATTAAATGTAatgatgtatataatatatatatatactatatatttacgtaccaatttttagtaaatttatttcttttattcctaaGACGTATGTATTATCCCTACTATGGTGTAATGCTTACGCTTTCTAATAATCTAGAAGAAACGGTACATTATTGTCTGCggtggttttctttttttttttttttttttttttctttctttctttctttctttctttccccgattatttctcatatatacaatttatttatatctttttttttttggtactTGCTTACGTAACATAGTCATGGAAAGCTCAATGGTATAACCACTGGTATTCATCGAGTACAATTTAATGCGAAGGATCGTAGTTACTCCGCGATACTCCTGAGGATCTTATAATCACAATT encodes:
- the LOC124950866 gene encoding trafficking protein particle complex subunit 12 → MAESNNKMSKDVSSVSEDTDEKTTDISRYFNNAPRTIFDDIVAPNEQNYFNTVSDSEDVSRFNSLLNCATNDLFSVDTLLDNDRISDHTTHNNLHRDTWIPSERTRKILRSIATSTVGTTFLERDNLTMPGLALQGDMPDLIKTAVTHFLGEDEEMQRNVLTASDVTQDERGLRKLIQTGCYRAAINLSGRLISIYAQGYGKINQSSKHTPHSLYLWYTRLSLLAKLKQNELLEKESKPFGDLDKPDMYFTFYPELYGTKPGSMASFAFRLLLAEVPYYYGKPKEALDKLHKVLSVVNEILSNLQADLIREANDTNVTNTEQKDAIKLWSRRKSRVLISIINCAVGMKNYILAVDILEELSKSHDWTTEQLQIFRSSIGRIYLFLGDVSTAEILLNNRIIQTTTTTVRELVDRGLIAVAKNSFQEAFNYFQTASTMDPSNVMLINNMAVCLLYTGQLKAAVHLYENAVARNPMKSLQEPILLNMCTSYELHTNHCKQTKLHLLRQLNKYKGDAIDIQCLKLGM